One genomic region from Manis pentadactyla isolate mManPen7 chromosome 12, mManPen7.hap1, whole genome shotgun sequence encodes:
- the LOC118916210 gene encoding zinc finger protein 709-like isoform X6: MDSMSFEDVAINFSLEEWALLDSSQKKLYRDVMRETLRNLASVGKKWEDCNIEDQYKEQGRNLRSRIVERLCENKESSQHGENFSQIPNHNLNKKTSEVVKPWECNMCGKAFMRHSSLNRHKRSHTLPKPYKYQEYGTKPYNCKECGKAFSYLQPFQKHERNHSIEKSYKCKECGKSFRYRQSVRKHERTHTGEKPYQCKQCGKAFRYHQTFQTHERTHTGEKPYECKLCGKALSCPSSFRSHERTHTGEKPYECKKCSKAFSCPSSLRKHERTHTGEKPYDCKECGKAFISLGSFQRHMITHTGVGPYKCKECGKAFNCPSSYRIHERSHTGEKPYECKQCGRAFSCSSSFRTHERTHTGEKPYQCKECGKAFHWLTTFQVHVRTHTGEKPYICKQCGKALSCPTSFRRHERTHTAEKPYECKQCGKTFSSPLGLQIHGRTHTGEKPYKCEECGKAFVSLTSFRRHMMTHTGDGPYKCKECGKAFNCPSAFRIHERTHTGEKPYECKICGKAFSCSSYVQVHERTHTGEKPYECKECGKAFIYRTTFRGHMRMHTGEKPYICKDCGKAFSRPSSFRSHERIHTGEKLLEYNKTLTEETCNQTKKKKKNWRWLSWNALRQYG; encoded by the exons gATTCAATGAGTTTTGAAGATGTAGCTATAAACTTCAGCCTGGAGGAGTGGGCACTGCTGGAttcttctcagaagaaactttacAGAGATGTGATGCGGGAAACATTGAGGAACCTGGCCTCAGTAG ggaaaaaatgGGAAGACTGTAACATTGAAGATCAGTACAAAGAGCAGGGAAGAAATCTAAG aagTCGTATAGTAGAGAGACTCtgtgaaaataaagaaagtagtCAACATGGAGAAAACTTCAGCCAGATTCCAAATCATAATTTAAACAAGAAAACTTCTGAAGTAGTAAAACCATGGGAGTGCAATATGTGTGGAAAAGCCTTCATGCGGCATTCGTCCCTTAATAGGCACAAAAGATCTCACACTCTGCCCAAACCATACAAGTATCAGGAATATGGAACGAAGCCTTATAATTGTaaggaatgtggaaaagccttcagtTATCTCCAGCCTTTTCAAAAACATGAAAGAAATCACAGTATAGAGAAATCCTacaaatgtaaggaatgtgggaaatCTTTTAGGTATCGCCAATCTGTTAGAAAACATGAAAGgactcacactggagagaaaccctatcaGTGTAAACAATGTGGAAAAGCCTTTAGATATCATCAAACTTTTCAAACACATGAAAGAACTCACACAGGAGAGAAGCCCTATGAGTGTAAGCTATGTGGTAAAGCCCTCAGTTGTCCCAGTTCCTTTCGAAGTCATGAAAGAACTCACACTGGAGAAAAACCGTATGAgtgtaaaaagtgcagtaaagcCTTCAGTTGCCCCAGTTCTCTTCGAAAACATGAAAGaactcatactggagagaaaccctatgactgtaaagaatgtgggaaagccttcattTCTCTCGGAAGCTTTCAAAGACATATGATAACGCACACTGGAGTTGGACCTTacaaatgtaaggaatgtgggaaggcATTCAATTGTCCCAGTTCATATCGAATACATGAAAGATCTCACACTGGAgaaaaaccctatgaatgtaagcAATGTGGTAGAGCCTTTAGTTGTTCCAGTTCCTTTCGAACACATGAAAGAACTCACACTGGAGAAAAACCCTAccaatgtaaggaatgtggaaaagccttccATTGGCTCACCACTTTTCAAGTCCATGTGCGaactcacactggagagaaaccctatatATGCAAGCAGTGTGGTAAAGCCCTCAGTTGTCCCACTTCTTTTCGAAGACATGAAAGGACTCACACTGctgagaaaccctatgaatgtaaacAGTGTGGGAAAACCTTCAGTTCTCCCCTAGGTTTGCAAATACATGGAAGaactcacactggagagaaaccctacaAATGTGAGGAATGTGGGAAAGCATTCGTTTCTCTCACCAGTTTCCGAAGACACATGATGACACACACTGGAGATGGACCTTataaatgtaaggaatgtgggaaagcaTTTAATTGTCCCAGTGCATTTCGAATACATGAAAGAACTCACACAggggagaaaccctatgaatgtaaaaTATGTGGTAAAGCCTTCAGTTGTTCCAGTTATGTTCAAGTACATGAAAGAACTCATACTggggagaaaccctatgaatgtaaggagtgtgggaaagccttcattTATCGCACAACCTTTCGAGGACACATGAGAATGCACACTGGAGAGAAGCCCTATATATGTAAAGATTGTGGGAAAGCCTTTAGTCGACCCAGTTCATTTAGAAGCCATGAAAgaattcacactggagagaaacttCTTGAAT ATAATAAGACTTTAACAGAAGAGACCtgtaatcagacaaaaaaaaaaaaaaaaaattggagatgGCTGTCCTGGAATGCATTACGTCAGTATGGGTAA